GACTTGTAAAATCGGATGAATTTTCAAAAGGGTTCCAATTGCTTTTTGAACCCCGTTAATCCGCCCTCCTTTATATAGCTGTTCTAATCTACCTACTAAAATATAATTATGAAATCGTTTATGCTCCATTCGGAGGATTTTAGCAATTTCTTTTCCACATAGTCCACTTGTATGTAGTTCCATCCCTTTTTCAATCATCATAGTCATCGGATAGGATAAAATTTTTGAATCAACGACTTCCACTGGAAATTCCGCCATTTCAGCTGCTAAACAGCTAGTTTGATAAGTTCCACTTAAGTCACTGGATAGATGGACAGCAATCGCTTCATCATAGTCTTCCTTTAGTTTTTTATAAAGATCAATAAAATAAGAGATGGCTGGTTGTGACGTTTTAGGAATTTGCTTTGATTTCTCTATTTTTTCATATAATTGTGTAGATGTTAAATCGATACCATCTTGATAAATATCCTCTTCAAAAGAAATATTCATAGGTATAATAAAAAGATTCTCGTGTGTTTTCATGCTTTCAGGAACATAAGCTGAGCTATCTGTTATCCATGCGATTTTCTTCATTTTCATCGTCCTCTCAAGGAACTGTATTGAAAGTTTAAATTTTTCTAAGCAGTGAAGAATATCTTTACATTGTAAAAAGGAACTTTATATCATAGTCAAATTAGACTAATTTCTTTTGTTAATACTTTATCATGAAAAAAATATTTATACAATAATTCTATAATACTATACAAAAACTATACAATAAAGTGTAAGATTAAGAGACAAATAAGATTAAAGGATGTGATTAGTATGTTAGAAGGATTTCTCATTACTGCACTATGTGTCATTGTCTACATGACGTTCTTTTGGGCAGTTGCTCAATGGAAAAAAGACTTATCGGTAGTTGACTTTGGATGGGGCGGAGGTTTTGTTGTTATTGCTATAGTTTTACTCATATTTACGAACGAATATACCAACCGCCAAGTCTTGGTGACATTGCTTGTAGCAATTTGGGGACTAAGGTTATCTATTTATCTATATTTGAGGAATAGAAAGTCAGGGGAAGATTATCGATATGTGAAAATGAGAAACAAATGGACTTCTGAAGGAAGGAGCGTTGCGTTAACCAGTTATATTCGAGTGTTCATGTCTCAAGGGATTGCTATGTTTTTATTGTCCTATCCAATTGTTGCTGTTCATGCATGGGATACAGGAACTGAACTAGGTTATTTAGATTGGATTGGAGTATTTATTTGGGCTGTTGGTTTTCTATTCGAAATTGTTGCCGATAGCCAGTTATCAAGGTTTAAAAAAGATGGACGAAATAAAGGGAAGGTAATGACTTCAGGAGTATGGAAATATTCTCGCCACCCAAACTATTTTGGTGAATCAACCTTATGGTGGGGAATCTTTCTGATTGTTTGCTCTGTTCCTCTTGGCTGGACTACGATTATTGCACCCAGCGCTCTTACATTCTTACTGTTGAAGGTTACAGGTGTGCCACCACTCGAAAAAAAATATATGCAAAAACCAGAATTTAAAGCATACGCAAAAAAAACAAATGTTTTTATTCCGTGGTTTCCTAAAAAACAATCGGATAGTAATGAATAAACCTCCATTTGGCAATAGTGAAAAGTATGGGTTTTAGTAACCGAAATTGAATCCATGCATATGATAGTAGTGTCAATTAAGTTTTGAATGAAGGTCATAAATCACTTCTTTCCCCCTTTAGTGTGGAAAACTAGAGGGGGTTTTTCAAATTACTGTTTACCTAAAATAAACGTCTTCCAGTCATCTTTACTCTTAAAGGCTGCAATCAAAACATAGAGGCTTGCTGTTAAATTTCCAAGCAACACAAGAGAAATAATCCATACTACTGCTTTTAATAAAGAGGATTCTCGAAAAACAACCCAAATTGAAAATAAGGAGATTCCTACATAAAAGTCCACTATCGTTATTTTTCCCCAAAGAAGATTCAAAATCTGTTCTCCTTCAAAGAGAAAATTCCCCTTCATGATTCCATAAGAAACTGAACAAAGCATCAAAATGAATAAAAATAGACTGAATATCTTAATAAATTTCATTTGCTACACTTCCTTTTTCTTTTTGTATAAGTCTTGTATAGTGTTTATATAATATTTTACCTGAAAGAGTGAAAAGAATATGTACAATATAAAAATTGCTTCAGAAAAAATCGGTGTAACTCCGATGACATTGCGGGCGTGGGAAAGACGTTACGGCTTATCACCTTCAAGTAGATCTGATGGAGGTCACCGATTATATTCTAACGATGATATTAATAAACTCTTATGGATTAAAAAACAGATGGCTGAGAAAGGAGTTCCAATTTCTCGGGCAGTAGAAATGTTAAAGGTTCAAGAAGAAAATTTAAAGGTAGAAAATGCGGTTAAAGATAAGAATCAAACATTAATTGATCCACTTTTTAATGCCTTAACTGCTTTTAAATTAGAACAAGCTCACTCCATTGTTGATTATAGTTTTTCTCTCTATCACTTTGGAAAGGTTTTTGAAGATCTCTTTTTCCCGTTAGCTGTTAAGATTGGTGATAAATGGTCGGAAGGGGAAATCTCTATTGCTCAAGAGCATTTTGCCACTCAGTTTTTATTGCAAAGATGTTATAAAATGATGGATATTTTTCCTGTTCAGTCTCATTTACCAAAAGGCATTGCGCTTTGTCCTGTTGGTGAACATCATCATTTAGGGTTAATGATGTTTACGCTGTTTTTACGAAGAAAAGCATTAGGTGTTCTATACTTAGGACCAAATACTCCGATGGATGGATTAGGGGAACTTATAGAAGAACAGCAAATTCAATATGCATTTTTATCCGTTTCAGGGTGTAATAATGATCAACCAATCAATTTATTTATAGACGACTTAAAGAAAAATTATCCCTCAATAAGTGTTGTTCTTGGGGGAAGAGGAACAAAGTCACTAGGGGTTATGGATGGTGTAACCGTACTTGAAAATACTCTTGATAGCTGGGAAAATTGGTTTCAAAAAAATGTGATTCCTGTGGAAAAGGTGTGATTTCTAATTGATATCACACCCTTTAATTTGACAAAAAAGCCTTAAGTGCGTGTTTAAAAAGTGAATACCCCTTTTTCCACAGTCAAGAGACTCAACTTCTAGCTGATGAGTTAGTCTCTTCTTTTAATTTTTCTAAATAAAAATCAACGATTGTCTATATCACCTCCCTTTCATTATTTACATATAATGAATACGGAAAGAAGAATAAAGGATGAATAGAAAGGGAGGTGAAAACTTGGAACCACTTCACTCTTTCGCTTGGTATGCGAGGCAAATAGCCCCCTCTTTACCAAAGAAGGCATTTCAACCAGAACCTTTGAGGTTAATAGGAGGATTTATTTATATTTTTTTGACTATGATGAGTTCTTATTTAATCATTCAATATCCGGGAAACTTCTTTGTTAACCTATTATTATCCATCGTTATTGGGGTATGTTTTAGTGGGATGATTTTTTTAACTCATGAAATTTTACATGGGACGGTTGTCCGTAAGAAAAGGTTACAAAATATTCTAGGGATGATCTTCTTTTGGCCACTTTGCGTAAGTCCAGTTTTCTGGATAAAATGGCATAATTTATCTCACCATATTCATACCCAAAATAGTAAAAAGGATCCTGATATTAAGTTCTTTTTTCAAGGTAATAGAATTTGGGATACTGTACCTTTTATTCTTTATGGAATATATAAATTGATGGCTCCTTTACTAGGTGTCTCTATTTATGCACATATCGTTCTTATCAATATGTTTAAGGATTTTCCTTTGAAGAAAAGACTAGTAATTATTTTAACTACTATTATCCCATGGGTTTCTTGGCTAGGTTTACTATTATGGATTGGACCATACAACTGGATTTTCGTTTACCTAATCCCGTTATTTATTGCAAACTACATTATTACATTGTATTTGGGCACACAACATTATTTGAATCCTGGGACTTATGTTAATGATCCACTAGCTAATACTTTAACGGTTACTGTTCCGAGATGGATTGACTGGTTACATTTTAATTTTTCCTATCATACCGAGCATCATGTTTTTCCAGGTATGAGTTCTAAATATTATCCTTTAGTAAAAAAGGAGTTAAAAGAGAGGTGGCCACATTTATATCAAGAAATGTCGATGGTTGAAGCTCTTAAAATTTGGTTTCGGACAAAAAACCATGAGTTTACCTTTACTAATCTAAAAAACACTTACGAAATACAAGAAAACAAGCAGAAGTATAAAGGAGTAAAAGAAACATTTAAGAATAGAAAATAGCCTCTTTCTATACTAATTTCCAGTCACTTGAAGAAGGGATCAATTCATTGTTTTTAGATTTATATTGTGTGTTCAAAAAGTAGGGGGAAAAGGCCGAGAATTCGAAAAGCGTCATCGACTTGATCAGCCACGACACGAGAGCAACGCCTGCGCTAGCACATCGTGTGCACCGACATCATAGGGACAACGCTCGTTCAAGCCAACCTTGGCGTCGAAGCTTGGGCTAGCGAGACAATAAAGTTATTCGACAGCAATTTTCATGACTTTTTGAACAACCTCTTATAGAGATGTCATATAAGAAAATTTTAGAGTGAAGGGGAGGTGAATGAAGTGAAACCATTACGATCATTTGCGTGGTATGCTAAAGAGATTAAGCCATTTATACCTGATCAGGCTTTTAAACCATCAGCTACAAAATTAATAGGCGGACTTTCCTTTTTGCTCATTGTGGTATCATGTTCATGGATTATTATACAATATCGACCTATGTTTATTATTTCATTGTCTTTATCATTTATTATTGGAATATGCTTTAGTGGAATGATCATTTTAAGTCATGAATTGATGCATGGAACAATTGTGAGAAAAAAGTGGATGCAACATTTTTTTGGAGCTATCTTATTTTGGCCTATTAGTATAAGCCCGGTATTTTGGATAAGGTGGCACAATTTAAGTCATCATGTTCATACTCAAGATCATAAACATGATCCTGATATAAAATATGTGTTTGCAAGCAAAGGAATATGGAGAGGTATTCCCTTTTTTATCCATGCACTATATAAACTAACCATACTTTGCATTAGTTCTTCCTTATATGCTCATATCGTCTTGTTCAATCACTTAAAAGAGCTCCCATTTAAGAAACGAACGATAATTTTAATTAGCTCGTTTCTTCCAACTATATCATGGATTCTTTTATTAGTATTAATTGGGTTTAAGAGTTGGTTATTTGTTTACCTTCTACCCTTATTTGTAGCTAATTATATATTAGGTCTTTATTTAAATACACAACACTATTTAAATCCTGAGACAAAGGTAAATGACCCATTAGCCAATACTCTTACAATAAACGTTCCTAGGTGGGTGAATTGGATTCATTTTAATTTTTCCTATCATACAGAACATCATATATTCCCAGGAATGAATTCAAAATACTATCCTCTTGTAAAAAAACAGTTGAAAGAAAAGTTTCCTGATTTATATCAAGAAATGTCAGTGGTTGAGGCTTTAAAATTATGGTTTAGGACAAGGAAAAATGAATTTAATTACACAAAATTAAGAGATTCATATCAAATTACAGGTTCTGAAAAAGAATATAGGGGGATAAAAGAAACTTTTAAGGAAAGGGAAAGAAATAAATCCAGGTGAATATGTTCCTAATTTAAACCCAGTTTTTTTTGAGTTGGGTTTTTTTTTTATTTTCTATACCTAGCTTTAGCTTGCGGAATCACCTGCGTAGCAGGAGGTGTGGTATAAAACCTAGCATTTCTTTTAGTCGACTTTAGCCGATAAAACTCGTAGGCGGTTCAGTCCGCCTACGAGAAACCTCCGCACTAAAGTACGGAGTCGTTTATTCAATATCAAGACTCAAGTTCTAATAAAATTCATATATTTTATAGTAAAAAACAAATTTCGACAAAAAATTCAGAATCTTTATGCAATAATGAAAAAACAAAAAATATTTACATAAAGGATAGATGTACATGAGAGAAAGAGAGGCACTGTTAGACGTTCAAAATTTAGCTGTATCCTTTTCAGTTAATAAACAAGTAAACCGAGTAGTGGATCAAATATCTTTTCAACTTCATGAAGGTGAAATATTAGGTATTGTAGGAGAATCAGGAAGCGGAAAGAGTGTAACGTCTCTTTCGATAATAGGATTGCTTGCTTCACCTCCTGGACGAATCGAAGGAGGAGAGATCGAATTTGATAAACGAAACTTATTAACTCTTTCTGAAAAGCAAATGAGAAAGATAAGAGGAAATGACATTTCGATGATTTTTCAAGAGCCTATGACTTCTTTAAACCCCTTATTTACAATTGGTGATCAGTTATCAGAAGCTCTTAAAATACATAAAAGAGTAACAAAGAAACAGGCGACAGAACGAAGTATCGAAGTGTTAACCTTAGTTGGGTTACCAAGGGCAGAGGAGTTACTGTCTGAATATCCACATCAATTATCTGGTGGTATGAGACAAAGGGTCATGATTGCGATGGCAATGATTTGTGAACCCCGTATTTTAATAGCAGATGAACCAACAACCGCTCTCGATGTCACAATTCAATCGCAAATCCTCGCATTAATGAAAAAGTTGAATAAAGAAACAGGTACGTCCATTATGTTAATCACTCATGATTTAGGAGTCGTTGCCGAAGTATGTGATAGGGTTCTCGTGATGTATGCAGGAGAAATTGTCGAACAGGGAGATGTGAAAACGATTCTTAAAGAGCCTGAACATCCCTACACATTAGGTCTTTTGAAATCCGTACCAAGTTTAAAGTCGAAAACAGATCGGTTGTATTCCATTCCCGGAACGGTCCCTAATCCAGGAGCAATCCAAACCGGATGTTCTTTTGCTCCGCGTTGTGAATTTGCGTTTGATCGTTGTCATGAAGAATCTCCAGGACTTTATCAAAAAGAGACAAATGATCATGAAGTGCGCTGTTTTCTGCAGGAAAAGGAGAGAGAACAATATGTCTGAGGTGCTATTAAAAGTTGAAGGGCTGAAGAAGAATTTCCCGATAACCGGTGGTGTTTTTGGAAGAGAAATTGGACAAATACAAGCTGTAAGTGATGTTTCATTTACTGTAAAAAAGGGTGAAACACTAGGAATTGTCGGAGAAAGTGGCTGTGGAAAATCTACCACAGGTCGCTTATTAATGAGATTAATAGAATCAACAAAGGGTAGTATTGTCTTTGAAGATCAAGAAATAACACAACTATCTAAATCTCATTTACGGAAGGTACGAAGAGAGATCCAGATGGTCTTTCAAGACCCTTATGCTTCTCTAAACCCTCGTCATACGATTGGAAAGATTTTAGAAGAACCATTGATTGTTCATGGAATTGGTTCGAAAGCCGAGCGGCAAAAGCAGGTAGAAGAAATGTTAGAAGTCGTTGGACTAAAGAGATTTCATAAAAAGCGTTATCCTCATCAATTTAGTGGAGGACAACGACAAAGGATTGGCATTGCAAAAGCGCTTATGACAAAACCTAAGCTCATTATTGCCGATGAACCAGTGTCTGCTTTAGATGTTTCTATTCAAGCACAAGTTCTTAATTTAATGAAAGACATTCAGGAAGAGTTTGGATTAACGTATATCTTTATTGCTCACGATTTAAGTGTTGTTAAACATATTAGTGATCGAGTAGCGGTCATGTATTTAGGAAGGCTAATTGAACTGGCGGATAGTGAAGAGCTTTATGAAAATCCTCTTCATCCATATACAAGGGCTTTATTATCATCTGTTCCGATAACAGATCCTGAAGAAAAGAAAGAGCAAATAGCCATTGAAGGAGAACTTCCGAGCCCTTCAAATCCTCCAACAGGGTGTGCCTTTCATCCAAGGTGTCCTGATTGTATGGACAGGTGTAAAGTTGATCGACCAATCTATAAAGAAATGAAAAAAGGCCATTATGTTGCTTGCCATCTTTATTAAAAGGGTAAAGGGTATGAGTTTTTCTTATTATTAGGTACTCCTTTTCCACTTTGGAAAAGTTAAAAAAAATAAAAAAATGGGGGAATAAAATGAGTACAAAGAAAAGGTTTTTTTCATTTTTTATTATGCTTCTCGCTTTTAGTATGTTGCTAGTAGGATGTAGTAGCTCTGAAGAAACAAGCAATGAGGATGATAATTCAGATCAATCTGAATCTGAGAAGGATACGTTAGTTTTTGGCCGCGGTGGAGATTCCACTTCACTTGATCCAATCGCTGTAACAGAGGGTGAAACGTTTAGAGTAACATGTAATATTTATGAGACCCTTTTAAAATATGGGGAGCAAGATATGACGATTAATCCTGGCCTTGCGAAGGATTGGAGTGTGTCTGAAGACAAATTAACATATACGTTTGAGTTACAAGAAGGCGTAAAGTTTCACGATGGAACCGACTTTAATGCAGAAGCCGTTGTCTTTAACTTTGAAAGATGGATGAATGGAGATGCTGATCAGTTTCCTTACTATTCAATGTTTGGTGGCTATAAAGGGGAAGAAAGCCACGTTATTGAATCCGTGACAGCGGTAGAGGACTATAAAGTGGAATTTAAATTAAAACGCCCGCAAACACCATTTTTACAAAATTTAGCTATGTCTCCTTTCGGAATTGCCTCACCATCGGCGATTGAAGAATATGGGGATAAATTCAGAGAAAACCCGGTTGGTACGGGTCCATTTAAGTTTAGTGAATGGCGTCCAAATGAACGAATTGTGTTAGAAAAAAATCAAGACTACTGGCAGGAAGGATTACCTAAGCTTAACAAAGTTATTTATACTGTCATCGCAGACAATAGTGCTCGTTTAAATGCCTTAATTAGTGGTGAAATTGACTTGCTTGACGGATTAGACCCTCAAGATGCGACGCAATTAACAGACGACTTACAATTATTTGAACGTCCTTCTAACAATGTTGGTTACCTAGGGTTAACGGCAACTCGTGAGCCGTTAGATAACAAATTAGTTCGTCAAGCATTGAATCACGCAGTAAATAAGCAAGAGTTAATTGATGCTTTTTATGGAGGAAAAGGAGACCCTGCGGTTAATCCGATGCCACCTGTCTTAGAAGGCTACAATGATGAAACTGAAGATTATGAATATGATGTGGATAAAGCAAAAGCATTGCTAGAAGAAGCAGGGTATCCAGACGGATTTGAAATGGACCTTTGGGCGATGCCGGTAGCAAGACCATACATGCCGAATGCAGCGAAAATTGCTGAAGCCTTACAACAATCTTTTAAGGATATTGGTGTAACGGCTAACATCCAAACGAAAGAGTGGGCACCATACCTTGATGATGCCCGTGATGGAAAATTTGATGCTTTTCTACTAGGATGGACGGGGGATAATGGAGATCCAGATAACTTCCTTTATACCCTTCTAGACAAGGATAATATCGGAAGTAACAACTATTCGTACTATAGTAATGATGAAGTTCATGATTTATTAATTGAGGCACAAGCAGAAACCGATCAAGAGAAACGAATCGAATTATATAAAAAAGCACAAGTCATTATTAAAGAGGACGCACCTTGGATTCCACTTGTTCATTCAAAACCTTTATTAGCAGGATCAAAGGATATTAAAAACTTTAAACCACATCCAAAAGGTTCTGATATTTTAACGAATGTAGAGTTTGAATAACATACCAGAGTGCTTAGTTTCCTTTTGGAGGCTAAGCACTTTTATTGAAAGGTCTTTTTACCACTCCTAGAATGAGGTGATCCATTGCTTACTTATACCGTACGAAGAATTTTTTTATTAATCCCAGTACTACTTGGAATGACGTTAATTGTTTTTGCCATTATTCGAGCAATCCCAGGTGATCCTGCACAAACGATCTTAGGACAAAGAGCCACAAAAGAGGCAATAGAGGCGTTAACCATTCAACTTGGGCTGGATCAACCGTGGCATATTCAATATGTTGAATATTTGAAAAACCTCCTTACGGGAGATTTAGGGACATCTCTACGGACAAAGGCTCCCATTAGTGAAGAAATATGGCCATTTTTAGCGGCTACGTTTGAATTGTCTTTCATTGCTATGCTTATCGCTGTATTCGTTGGAGTGAATGCAGGAATTATAAGTGCTTGGTTTTCACGTTCTTGGTTTGATTATGTTGCGATGCTTTTAGCGCTTATTGGGGTGTCGATGCCAATCTTTTGGTTAGGGCTTATGGAACAATGGCTCTTTTCCATTGAGTTAGGCTGGTTTCCAACGACAGGGAGAGAGGATGTACGTGATCCTGTAAATGCCATTACAAACTTGTATTTAATAGATACTCTTTTAAATGGTAGGTTTGATCAATTTGGTGTTGTTCTTAAACATTTAGTCTTACCTAGTATTGCTTTAGCGACGATTCCTCTCGCTATTATTGCAAGGATGACTAGGGCAACGATGCTCGAGCTTATGAACAGTGATTATATTCGAACCGCTCGTGCAAAAGGGTTAAAGATGTTTTGGGTTGTTTATAAACATAGCTTAAAAAATGCGATTATTCCAGTATTGACAGTAATCGGTTTACAAACGGGACTCCTTTTAGGTGGAGCTTTACTTACTGAAACAATTTTCGCTTGGCCTGGAATAGGTCGTTATATTTACGATGCCATTACATACCGAGACTATCCTGCCATTCAGTCGGGTATTTTGATCATTGCAACGATGTTTGTTTTTGTCAATCTTATTATTGATTTACTGTATGCCTTTATTGACCCACGAATTAAATATCAAAAATAAGGAGGGCTGTTGAATGGCAGAGTTAGCAAAAAATAATCAAGAAATTATGATCGAAGAGCATGTCGAGTCACCTTGGAAAGAGGCTTGGAACACGTTTAAAAATAATCGATTAGCGATTTGTGGTCTTGTAATTGTATTATTCTTTCTCGTTATCGGGATATTAGCTCCTGTAATAGCCCCTTATAGTTATGAGGAACAAACTCTTTCAAACCGATTGCAACCTCCTTCTGCAGATCACTGGTTTGGAACAGATGACTTTGGAAGGGATATATTAACGAGAGTCATATATGGAGCAAGGATTTCTCTAAGGGTTGGTTTCTTTTCTGTATTAGGTTCTGCCATTATTGGTTCCTTATTAGGAATAATTGCAGGATATTATGGGGGGTGGGTAGATCAAATCATATCACGAATATTTGATATATTATTGGCGTTCCCAAGTATATTACTAGCAATCGCAATTGTTGCTATTTTAGGAGCTTCCTTGCAAAATGCTTTGATTGCTATTGCTATTATCAATATTCCT
This portion of the Bacillus carboniphilus genome encodes:
- the nikC gene encoding nickel transporter permease, coding for MAELAKNNQEIMIEEHVESPWKEAWNTFKNNRLAICGLVIVLFFLVIGILAPVIAPYSYEEQTLSNRLQPPSADHWFGTDDFGRDILTRVIYGARISLRVGFFSVLGSAIIGSLLGIIAGYYGGWVDQIISRIFDILLAFPSILLAIAIVAILGASLQNALIAIAIINIPNFGRLVRSKVLSVKQEEYIMAAKAVGMRDSRILFQHILPNSMTPIIVQSSLAIATAILEAAALGFLGLGAQPPEPEWGRMLADAKTFLVQAPWTLFFPGLAIVFTVLGFNLMGDGLRDALDPKMKY
- a CDS encoding DegV family protein, whose translation is MKKIAWITDSSAYVPESMKTHENLFIIPMNISFEEDIYQDGIDLTSTQLYEKIEKSKQIPKTSQPAISYFIDLYKKLKEDYDEAIAVHLSSDLSGTYQTSCLAAEMAEFPVEVVDSKILSYPMTMMIEKGMELHTSGLCGKEIAKILRMEHKRFHNYILVGRLEQLYKGGRINGVQKAIGTLLKIHPILQVKNGTAHLFGKFRTKKRALNTILKQFEQEKKQNIIKNVQILHADVLNEAKELKEKLMTQYKDIDVLIGPLSPTIGVHGGKGSMVLAWSVEKG
- a CDS encoding DUF1475 family protein, coding for MKFIKIFSLFLFILMLCSVSYGIMKGNFLFEGEQILNLLWGKITIVDFYVGISLFSIWVVFRESSLLKAVVWIISLVLLGNLTASLYVLIAAFKSKDDWKTFILGKQ
- a CDS encoding ABC transporter ATP-binding protein, with amino-acid sequence MSEVLLKVEGLKKNFPITGGVFGREIGQIQAVSDVSFTVKKGETLGIVGESGCGKSTTGRLLMRLIESTKGSIVFEDQEITQLSKSHLRKVRREIQMVFQDPYASLNPRHTIGKILEEPLIVHGIGSKAERQKQVEEMLEVVGLKRFHKKRYPHQFSGGQRQRIGIAKALMTKPKLIIADEPVSALDVSIQAQVLNLMKDIQEEFGLTYIFIAHDLSVVKHISDRVAVMYLGRLIELADSEELYENPLHPYTRALLSSVPITDPEEKKEQIAIEGELPSPSNPPTGCAFHPRCPDCMDRCKVDRPIYKEMKKGHYVACHLY
- a CDS encoding ABC transporter substrate-binding protein; this encodes MSTKKRFFSFFIMLLAFSMLLVGCSSSEETSNEDDNSDQSESEKDTLVFGRGGDSTSLDPIAVTEGETFRVTCNIYETLLKYGEQDMTINPGLAKDWSVSEDKLTYTFELQEGVKFHDGTDFNAEAVVFNFERWMNGDADQFPYYSMFGGYKGEESHVIESVTAVEDYKVEFKLKRPQTPFLQNLAMSPFGIASPSAIEEYGDKFRENPVGTGPFKFSEWRPNERIVLEKNQDYWQEGLPKLNKVIYTVIADNSARLNALISGEIDLLDGLDPQDATQLTDDLQLFERPSNNVGYLGLTATREPLDNKLVRQALNHAVNKQELIDAFYGGKGDPAVNPMPPVLEGYNDETEDYEYDVDKAKALLEEAGYPDGFEMDLWAMPVARPYMPNAAKIAEALQQSFKDIGVTANIQTKEWAPYLDDARDGKFDAFLLGWTGDNGDPDNFLYTLLDKDNIGSNNYSYYSNDEVHDLLIEAQAETDQEKRIELYKKAQVIIKEDAPWIPLVHSKPLLAGSKDIKNFKPHPKGSDILTNVEFE
- a CDS encoding ABC transporter permease, which encodes MLTYTVRRIFLLIPVLLGMTLIVFAIIRAIPGDPAQTILGQRATKEAIEALTIQLGLDQPWHIQYVEYLKNLLTGDLGTSLRTKAPISEEIWPFLAATFELSFIAMLIAVFVGVNAGIISAWFSRSWFDYVAMLLALIGVSMPIFWLGLMEQWLFSIELGWFPTTGREDVRDPVNAITNLYLIDTLLNGRFDQFGVVLKHLVLPSIALATIPLAIIARMTRATMLELMNSDYIRTARAKGLKMFWVVYKHSLKNAIIPVLTVIGLQTGLLLGGALLTETIFAWPGIGRYIYDAITYRDYPAIQSGILIIATMFVFVNLIIDLLYAFIDPRIKYQK
- a CDS encoding DUF1295 domain-containing protein, translated to MLEGFLITALCVIVYMTFFWAVAQWKKDLSVVDFGWGGGFVVIAIVLLIFTNEYTNRQVLVTLLVAIWGLRLSIYLYLRNRKSGEDYRYVKMRNKWTSEGRSVALTSYIRVFMSQGIAMFLLSYPIVAVHAWDTGTELGYLDWIGVFIWAVGFLFEIVADSQLSRFKKDGRNKGKVMTSGVWKYSRHPNYFGESTLWWGIFLIVCSVPLGWTTIIAPSALTFLLLKVTGVPPLEKKYMQKPEFKAYAKKTNVFIPWFPKKQSDSNE
- a CDS encoding MerR family transcriptional regulator; the protein is MYNIKIASEKIGVTPMTLRAWERRYGLSPSSRSDGGHRLYSNDDINKLLWIKKQMAEKGVPISRAVEMLKVQEENLKVENAVKDKNQTLIDPLFNALTAFKLEQAHSIVDYSFSLYHFGKVFEDLFFPLAVKIGDKWSEGEISIAQEHFATQFLLQRCYKMMDIFPVQSHLPKGIALCPVGEHHHLGLMMFTLFLRRKALGVLYLGPNTPMDGLGELIEEQQIQYAFLSVSGCNNDQPINLFIDDLKKNYPSISVVLGGRGTKSLGVMDGVTVLENTLDSWENWFQKNVIPVEKV
- a CDS encoding ABC transporter ATP-binding protein, with amino-acid sequence MREREALLDVQNLAVSFSVNKQVNRVVDQISFQLHEGEILGIVGESGSGKSVTSLSIIGLLASPPGRIEGGEIEFDKRNLLTLSEKQMRKIRGNDISMIFQEPMTSLNPLFTIGDQLSEALKIHKRVTKKQATERSIEVLTLVGLPRAEELLSEYPHQLSGGMRQRVMIAMAMICEPRILIADEPTTALDVTIQSQILALMKKLNKETGTSIMLITHDLGVVAEVCDRVLVMYAGEIVEQGDVKTILKEPEHPYTLGLLKSVPSLKSKTDRLYSIPGTVPNPGAIQTGCSFAPRCEFAFDRCHEESPGLYQKETNDHEVRCFLQEKEREQYV
- a CDS encoding fatty acid desaturase family protein; amino-acid sequence: MKPLRSFAWYAKEIKPFIPDQAFKPSATKLIGGLSFLLIVVSCSWIIIQYRPMFIISLSLSFIIGICFSGMIILSHELMHGTIVRKKWMQHFFGAILFWPISISPVFWIRWHNLSHHVHTQDHKHDPDIKYVFASKGIWRGIPFFIHALYKLTILCISSSLYAHIVLFNHLKELPFKKRTIILISSFLPTISWILLLVLIGFKSWLFVYLLPLFVANYILGLYLNTQHYLNPETKVNDPLANTLTINVPRWVNWIHFNFSYHTEHHIFPGMNSKYYPLVKKQLKEKFPDLYQEMSVVEALKLWFRTRKNEFNYTKLRDSYQITGSEKEYRGIKETFKERERNKSR
- a CDS encoding fatty acid desaturase family protein; this translates as MEPLHSFAWYARQIAPSLPKKAFQPEPLRLIGGFIYIFLTMMSSYLIIQYPGNFFVNLLLSIVIGVCFSGMIFLTHEILHGTVVRKKRLQNILGMIFFWPLCVSPVFWIKWHNLSHHIHTQNSKKDPDIKFFFQGNRIWDTVPFILYGIYKLMAPLLGVSIYAHIVLINMFKDFPLKKRLVIILTTIIPWVSWLGLLLWIGPYNWIFVYLIPLFIANYIITLYLGTQHYLNPGTYVNDPLANTLTVTVPRWIDWLHFNFSYHTEHHVFPGMSSKYYPLVKKELKERWPHLYQEMSMVEALKIWFRTKNHEFTFTNLKNTYEIQENKQKYKGVKETFKNRK